The Tepidibacillus fermentans genome includes a region encoding these proteins:
- a CDS encoding acetoin utilization protein AcuC, giving the protein MSRQFLFIYSPNLLNYQFYKEHPLNPKRLELTYQLIHAFELLSTEQIILPRYATDQELSLIHDPHYIEFVKKVSETGTCQKGCPKFGIGNEDTPPFQGMHDVSSLIVGGALQAGEYVMEGKVDHVFHMAGGLHHAFQKQASGFCIYNDASVLIAFLRKQYNARVLYLDTDAHHGDGVQWAFYDDPNVLTLSIHETGRYLFPGTGHLGERGNGAGYGYSINVPLDAFTEDDSFIEILYQVVPIVVERFQPDIIVSQNGCDAHAYDPLTHLNTSMRIYQEIPRLVHQLAHQFTEGKWVALGGGGYDIWRVVPRAWTLLWAEMINRPLEQQPLPTSWIERWQKESPVELPRFLFDDLTTFAKIARKEEIQEKNRLTAEKVLESLAYIRGKDN; this is encoded by the coding sequence ATGAGCAGACAATTCCTTTTCATTTACTCTCCTAATCTCTTAAACTATCAATTTTATAAGGAACATCCTCTCAATCCAAAACGGTTAGAATTGACCTACCAATTGATCCATGCGTTTGAACTCCTCTCAACTGAGCAAATCATCTTACCAAGATATGCAACTGATCAAGAGCTCTCGTTGATCCATGATCCACATTATATTGAATTTGTAAAAAAAGTAAGCGAAACAGGAACATGCCAAAAAGGATGCCCAAAATTTGGGATTGGTAATGAAGATACTCCCCCTTTTCAAGGAATGCATGACGTTTCTTCATTAATCGTAGGTGGGGCATTGCAAGCTGGGGAATACGTCATGGAAGGAAAAGTAGACCATGTTTTTCACATGGCTGGCGGTCTACACCACGCCTTTCAAAAACAAGCATCTGGATTTTGCATATACAATGATGCTTCTGTTTTAATTGCTTTTTTACGAAAACAATATAATGCAAGGGTATTATACCTGGATACCGATGCTCACCATGGGGATGGCGTTCAATGGGCTTTTTATGACGATCCCAATGTACTCACTCTTTCGATTCATGAAACAGGACGATATCTTTTTCCAGGTACTGGTCATTTAGGAGAACGAGGAAATGGTGCAGGGTATGGCTATAGCATCAATGTTCCGTTAGATGCCTTTACTGAGGACGATTCGTTTATTGAGATACTCTATCAGGTCGTTCCTATTGTAGTAGAAAGATTTCAACCTGATATTATCGTGAGTCAAAATGGCTGTGATGCCCATGCTTATGATCCTCTTACTCACTTAAATACCTCCATGCGAATCTATCAGGAAATTCCTCGACTAGTCCATCAGCTTGCCCATCAATTTACCGAGGGAAAATGGGTGGCCTTAGGCGGTGGGGGCTATGATATCTGGCGTGTCGTTCCTAGAGCATGGACACTCCTATGGGCTGAGATGATAAACCGGCCATTAGAACAACAACCATTACCAACAAGCTGGATCGAACGATGGCAAAAAGAAAGTCCAGTAGAGCTTCCTCGTTTTCTTTTTGATGATCTAACCACTTTTGCGAAGATTGCTAGAAAAGAGGAAATTCAAGAAAAGAATAGACTGACGGCGGAAAAAGTTTTGGAGTCTTTAGCGTATATTAGGGGAAAGGACAATTAG
- a CDS encoding acyl-CoA dehydrogenase family protein, whose protein sequence is MEEKKQIKGGSFLIDDLRPEDIFTPEDFNDEQIMIAKTTWDFVEGEVLPHAEEIEHKDFDLVVKLLKEAGELGLLGAEVPEEYGGLGLDKISSSLITENIAKAGSFALSHGAHVGIGTLPIVFFGNDDQRKRYLPALATGEKIAAYALTEPTSGSDALGAKTTAVLSEDGKYYILNGTKQFITNAGFADVFIVYAKVNGDKFSAFIVEREFEGVSVGPEEKKMGIRGSSTRPLILEDAKVPVENLLGEVGKGHVIAFNILNIGRYKLGIGTVGSSKRVIDLAVKYAKERKQFKMPISSFPLIQEKLADMAIRTYVNETTVYRTGGLIEEMLNSLKGVKEDEGRKVANGIAEYAIECSINKVYGSEALDFIVDEGVQIHGGYGFIEEYEIERLYRDSRINRIFEGTNEINRLLIPGTLLKKALKGELSLLAKAQGLQQELMGLMPSVLEDTPLSQEKDLLEKTKKMALMVAGIAVQKYQQKLEQEQEILRNVSDMIIEIYGLESILLRTLKSINKVGLEKSIQKIEMTQVYFQETFERLAQLAKVSLASMDEGDVLRTQLSILKKLTRYTPINIVQLKRNIAARIIEAEKYVV, encoded by the coding sequence ATGGAAGAGAAAAAGCAAATCAAAGGCGGTAGTTTTTTAATCGATGATCTTCGACCAGAGGATATTTTTACACCAGAGGATTTTAATGATGAGCAAATCATGATTGCAAAGACCACATGGGATTTTGTTGAAGGAGAAGTTCTTCCGCATGCGGAAGAAATTGAACATAAAGATTTTGATTTGGTTGTGAAGTTATTAAAAGAAGCAGGGGAATTAGGGTTGCTTGGAGCAGAAGTTCCTGAAGAATATGGTGGGCTTGGTTTAGATAAGATCAGTTCTTCTTTAATCACTGAAAATATTGCAAAAGCTGGTTCATTTGCCTTAAGTCATGGTGCACATGTTGGAATTGGGACATTACCCATCGTTTTCTTTGGAAATGATGATCAGCGGAAAAGATATCTTCCTGCATTAGCAACTGGAGAAAAAATCGCCGCCTATGCTTTAACAGAACCAACGTCTGGTTCGGATGCATTAGGGGCAAAAACGACTGCAGTATTAAGTGAAGATGGAAAATATTATATTTTAAATGGAACGAAGCAGTTTATCACTAACGCAGGATTTGCCGATGTCTTTATCGTCTATGCCAAAGTAAATGGGGATAAGTTTTCTGCTTTTATCGTGGAAAGAGAGTTTGAAGGTGTATCAGTTGGTCCAGAGGAAAAGAAAATGGGAATTCGCGGTTCTTCTACTCGTCCATTAATCTTAGAAGATGCAAAGGTCCCTGTTGAAAATCTCTTAGGTGAAGTGGGGAAAGGACATGTGATTGCGTTTAATATTTTGAATATTGGACGATATAAATTAGGAATTGGTACTGTAGGTTCGTCAAAACGCGTGATTGATCTTGCCGTGAAATATGCGAAAGAACGGAAACAGTTCAAAATGCCGATCAGTTCCTTCCCATTAATTCAAGAGAAGTTGGCAGATATGGCGATTCGTACGTATGTCAATGAGACCACCGTTTATCGGACAGGTGGATTGATAGAAGAGATGTTAAACTCATTAAAAGGAGTAAAAGAAGACGAGGGTCGAAAAGTGGCCAATGGGATTGCTGAATATGCCATCGAATGTTCGATTAATAAGGTGTATGGGTCAGAAGCACTTGATTTTATCGTCGATGAAGGGGTTCAAATCCATGGTGGATATGGCTTTATTGAGGAATATGAGATTGAGCGATTATACCGCGATTCCAGAATCAATCGAATTTTTGAGGGAACGAATGAAATTAATCGTCTATTGATCCCCGGAACATTACTGAAAAAGGCACTAAAAGGGGAACTCTCACTTCTAGCAAAAGCACAAGGTTTACAACAAGAACTGATGGGATTAATGCCTTCCGTTCTTGAGGACACCCCACTAAGCCAAGAGAAGGATCTGCTAGAAAAGACAAAGAAAATGGCATTAATGGTGGCCGGAATCGCTGTTCAAAAATATCAACAAAAGCTAGAACAGGAACAAGAGATTCTGCGCAATGTGTCGGATATGATTATTGAAATCTATGGGTTAGAAAGTATCCTTTTACGCACTTTAAAATCCATAAATAAGGTAGGCTTAGAGAAGTCTATACAAAAGATTGAAATGACTCAAGTCTACTTCCAAGAAACCTTTGAACGTTTAGCTCAATTAGCAAAAGTCTCTCTAGCTTCGATGGATGAAGGAGATGTGTTAAGAACGCAACTATCTATTTTAAAAAAACTTACTCGTTATACGCCAATCAATATCGTTCAATTAAAGCGTAACATTGCTGCACGAATTATAGAAGCGGAGAAGTATGTGGTGTAG
- a CDS encoding acetyl-CoA C-acetyltransferase — MREAVIVAGVRTAVGKAPRGTLKDTRPDDLGAFVIDELIRRTPGLKLEEIDDVIIGCAFPEAEQGMNIARNIVLRAGLPNTVPGMTVNRYCSSGLQTIAIAAEKIMVGFADVVIAGGVESMSMIPMGGNRPAPNPWLMEHMPEAYMSMGLTAEQVAKRFGVTREEQDAFALKSHQRAAKAIKEGKFKEEIVPIKVTKTTIDEKGKVRKEEVVFDTDEGVRNDTSLGALAKLKPVFMANGTVTAGNSSQTSDGAAAVMMMSREKAEELGLKPIARFVSYAVAGVAPEIMGIGPVKAIPKALKKADLSLEDIDLFELNEAFASQAVYVIRELELDPEKVNVNGGAIALGHPLGCTGAKLTVTLLHELKRRNGRYGVVSMCIGGGMGAAGVFEIL; from the coding sequence ATGAGAGAGGCTGTCATTGTTGCAGGGGTAAGAACTGCGGTGGGTAAAGCGCCAAGAGGTACATTAAAGGACACCCGTCCCGATGACTTAGGTGCATTTGTCATTGATGAATTAATACGTCGTACACCAGGCTTAAAGCTTGAAGAAATTGATGACGTGATCATAGGATGTGCGTTTCCAGAGGCAGAACAGGGAATGAATATAGCAAGAAACATCGTCCTACGTGCAGGACTTCCAAACACAGTGCCAGGAATGACGGTGAATCGTTATTGTTCTTCAGGACTGCAAACCATTGCCATTGCGGCAGAAAAAATCATGGTTGGTTTTGCTGATGTGGTCATTGCTGGTGGGGTTGAAAGTATGAGTATGATTCCAATGGGTGGAAATAGACCAGCTCCAAACCCTTGGTTAATGGAGCATATGCCAGAAGCGTATATGTCGATGGGATTAACAGCAGAACAAGTTGCGAAACGTTTTGGAGTAACTAGGGAAGAACAAGATGCGTTTGCGCTTAAAAGTCATCAGCGAGCAGCAAAAGCGATTAAGGAAGGAAAATTCAAAGAGGAAATTGTACCGATCAAAGTGACCAAAACCACCATTGATGAAAAAGGGAAGGTACGTAAGGAAGAAGTTGTTTTTGACACGGATGAAGGGGTCCGTAATGATACTTCATTAGGTGCCTTAGCAAAGTTAAAACCTGTTTTTATGGCAAATGGCACGGTGACAGCGGGGAACTCCTCGCAAACCAGTGATGGAGCAGCAGCAGTGATGATGATGTCGAGGGAAAAGGCTGAGGAATTAGGATTAAAACCAATCGCTCGTTTTGTCAGCTATGCGGTTGCTGGTGTTGCCCCAGAAATTATGGGGATTGGACCTGTTAAAGCGATCCCAAAAGCACTGAAAAAAGCAGATTTATCACTTGAAGATATCGACCTCTTTGAATTAAACGAAGCCTTTGCTTCACAAGCCGTGTATGTCATTCGCGAATTAGAACTTGATCCAGAAAAAGTAAATGTGAATGGTGGAGCAATTGCACTCGGCCATCCATTAGGATGTACAGGAGCAAAATTAACAGTAACTCTTCTGCATGAGTTAAAACGCAGAAATGGTAGGTATGGCGTCGTTTCCATGTGTATTGGCGGTGGTATGGGAGCCGCAGGGGTTTTTGAAATTTTATAA
- a CDS encoding 3-hydroxyacyl-CoA dehydrogenase/enoyl-CoA hydratase family protein yields the protein MKRKIKKAAVIGSGVMGSGIAAHLANIGIPVYLLDIVPMQLLPDEEKKGFTLNHSAVRNRLAATAKQALLKTKPSPLYSIEDADLIQIGNLEDDLHRLSEVDWIVEVVVENLAIKKKVLETIETYRKPGTIVSSNTSGISINEMVADRADEFKKHFLGTHFFNPPRYMKLLEVIPAETTDPEIVEFMVDFGENVLGKGIVLAKDTPNFIANRIGTYGLMVTIHEMEKMGLRADAVDVITGPLMGRPKSASFRTLDLVGIDTFVHVANNVRDNSEDEEEKRVFTIPSYIHEMVKQGWIGDKNKQGFYKKMMTEKGKEIFVFDPKTMEYVPKVKFESALVEMAKQAKTLKDKLRILLYGKDEASQFAWNTLKRVLLYSANKLGEIADDIVNIDQAMKWGFNWELGPFEIWDAIGIEKSVKRMKEEGEVIPSFVTKLLESGKSHFYEKVETKRLYFSTNGTFKNISENPKKISLADLKEQKKVIKANAGATLIDLGDDVALLEFHSPNNAIATDIITMINQSVEEVSRNYRGLVIGNEAKNFSVGANLMMILMEAQDENWDELDLMVRMFQEANMKLKYLDKPVVVAPFGMTLGGGTEVVFAADYVQAAAETYMGLVEVGVGVIPAGGGTKELLLRNLEGIPDGVSMDVQPLVNRAFETIAMAKVSTSAKDAKTLGYLRKQDGISVNRDTQIYDAKQAVLALDQLGYQPQKPKKIRVVGETGFNTLRLGIYSYKASGMISEHDQKIAEKLAYILAGGNIPANSYVTEQYLLDLEREAFLSLVGEPKTQARMQHMLTTGKPLRN from the coding sequence ATGAAAAGAAAAATTAAAAAAGCCGCGGTGATAGGTTCAGGAGTGATGGGTTCAGGAATCGCGGCCCATTTGGCCAATATAGGAATACCCGTTTATCTATTGGATATCGTTCCAATGCAACTACTGCCTGATGAAGAGAAAAAAGGTTTTACACTTAATCATTCAGCAGTAAGAAATCGACTGGCAGCAACTGCAAAACAAGCTCTATTAAAAACGAAACCCTCCCCACTCTACTCAATTGAAGATGCTGACCTCATCCAAATCGGGAATCTGGAAGATGATTTGCATCGCTTATCAGAGGTGGATTGGATCGTTGAAGTTGTTGTGGAAAATCTAGCAATAAAAAAGAAAGTGCTAGAAACGATTGAGACTTATCGTAAGCCAGGAACCATTGTCAGTTCCAATACATCTGGGATATCGATTAACGAAATGGTGGCCGATCGAGCCGATGAATTCAAAAAGCACTTCTTAGGTACTCATTTCTTCAATCCACCACGCTATATGAAACTATTAGAAGTGATTCCAGCAGAAACAACCGATCCAGAGATTGTGGAATTTATGGTGGATTTTGGCGAGAACGTCCTTGGCAAAGGAATTGTGTTAGCAAAGGATACACCTAACTTTATTGCCAACCGAATTGGCACATATGGATTAATGGTTACCATACATGAGATGGAGAAGATGGGATTACGGGCAGATGCGGTGGATGTGATAACAGGCCCGTTAATGGGACGGCCAAAAAGCGCCTCTTTCCGAACGTTAGATTTGGTTGGAATCGATACCTTTGTCCATGTTGCCAATAATGTAAGAGACAACTCAGAGGATGAGGAGGAAAAACGTGTCTTTACGATTCCAAGTTATATTCATGAGATGGTGAAACAGGGATGGATTGGTGATAAGAACAAGCAAGGTTTTTATAAAAAAATGATGACTGAAAAGGGCAAAGAAATCTTTGTATTTGACCCGAAGACAATGGAATATGTGCCAAAGGTAAAATTCGAATCGGCTTTGGTAGAAATGGCAAAACAGGCCAAAACTTTAAAGGATAAATTAAGGATACTTCTTTATGGCAAAGATGAAGCTTCACAATTTGCCTGGAACACCTTAAAACGAGTTTTACTTTATTCTGCTAACAAACTTGGTGAAATTGCAGATGATATCGTCAATATTGATCAAGCAATGAAATGGGGATTTAATTGGGAATTGGGTCCTTTTGAGATTTGGGATGCCATTGGTATTGAAAAATCAGTGAAACGAATGAAAGAAGAAGGGGAAGTAATTCCTTCGTTTGTTACAAAACTCTTAGAAAGTGGCAAATCTCATTTTTATGAAAAGGTAGAAACCAAACGCCTTTATTTTTCTACCAATGGAACCTTTAAGAACATTTCAGAGAATCCGAAGAAGATTTCTCTTGCTGATTTAAAAGAACAGAAGAAAGTGATTAAAGCTAACGCTGGGGCAACTCTCATTGATCTTGGCGATGATGTAGCACTACTAGAATTTCATTCACCTAATAATGCCATCGCAACCGATATTATTACCATGATCAATCAAAGCGTGGAGGAAGTTTCACGCAATTATCGCGGCTTAGTCATTGGCAATGAAGCAAAGAATTTTAGTGTCGGTGCCAATCTGATGATGATTTTAATGGAAGCACAGGATGAGAATTGGGATGAGCTTGATTTAATGGTACGAATGTTTCAAGAGGCAAATATGAAATTAAAATATTTAGATAAACCTGTTGTTGTTGCTCCATTTGGTATGACATTAGGTGGAGGTACAGAAGTCGTATTTGCAGCTGACTATGTGCAAGCAGCTGCAGAAACCTATATGGGTCTTGTTGAGGTAGGAGTTGGCGTAATTCCTGCTGGGGGTGGAACAAAAGAATTATTACTTCGCAATTTAGAAGGAATCCCAGATGGAGTAAGTATGGATGTCCAACCCCTTGTCAATCGGGCATTTGAAACGATTGCGATGGCAAAGGTTTCAACGAGTGCGAAAGATGCAAAGACACTAGGATACTTGCGAAAACAGGATGGAATTTCTGTGAATCGAGATACCCAAATCTATGATGCGAAACAAGCGGTTTTAGCCTTAGATCAGCTTGGTTATCAACCGCAAAAACCAAAAAAGATTCGAGTGGTAGGAGAAACGGGATTTAATACCCTAAGGTTAGGAATCTACTCCTACAAGGCAAGCGGAATGATTAGTGAACATGACCAGAAGATTGCTGAAAAACTAGCCTATATCTTAGCAGGTGGGAATATACCAGCCAATAGTTATGTGACGGAGCAGTATTTATTGGATTTAGAACGGGAAGCATTTTTAAGCTTGGTTGGTGAACCAAAAACACAAGCAAGAATGCAACATATGTTAACAACTGGAAAACCACTTCGAAACTAA
- a CDS encoding acyl-CoA dehydrogenase, whose translation MNFRLTEEQEMFRKMVRDFAENEVAPTAALRDEQELFDRGIFEKMAELGLTGIPWPEKYGGAEADFISYVIAVEELSRVDASVGVTLSAHISLASWPIYKFGNEEQKIKYLKPLATGEKLGAFAITENGAGSDAANIKTTAVKDGDDYIINGSKIFTTNGMVADTYIVFAVTDKEKKHKGISAFILEKGMEGFSFGKKEKKMGIRASTTVELHFDNVRVPKENLLGEEGQGFKIAMMTLDGGRNGIAAQALGIAQGALDEALNYAKERVQFGKPIAAQQGIQFKLADMATKIETSRLLTYQAAWLEDNGLPYGKQSAMAKLMASDTAMEVTTEAVQIFGGYGYTRDYPVERMMRDAKITQIYEGTNEIQRLVIANYLLKE comes from the coding sequence ATGAATTTTCGTTTAACAGAAGAGCAGGAAATGTTTCGAAAGATGGTTCGAGACTTTGCTGAGAATGAAGTAGCACCGACAGCTGCATTGCGGGATGAACAAGAACTTTTTGATCGAGGGATTTTTGAGAAGATGGCGGAACTAGGACTTACGGGGATTCCTTGGCCCGAAAAGTATGGGGGTGCTGAAGCCGACTTTATAAGTTATGTGATTGCAGTAGAAGAACTTTCTCGGGTTGACGCCTCAGTAGGAGTAACTTTATCTGCTCACATATCATTAGCGAGCTGGCCAATCTATAAGTTTGGGAACGAAGAGCAAAAAATAAAATACTTAAAGCCTCTAGCCACAGGAGAAAAACTTGGTGCTTTTGCGATTACAGAAAACGGAGCAGGATCAGATGCCGCCAATATCAAAACAACGGCTGTTAAAGATGGGGATGATTATATCATCAATGGCTCGAAGATTTTTACTACTAACGGGATGGTAGCAGATACGTATATCGTTTTTGCTGTCACAGATAAGGAGAAAAAGCATAAAGGGATCAGTGCATTTATCTTGGAAAAAGGGATGGAAGGCTTTAGTTTTGGTAAAAAGGAAAAAAAGATGGGAATTCGTGCCTCGACTACTGTAGAATTGCATTTTGACAATGTACGGGTGCCAAAAGAAAATCTCTTAGGTGAAGAAGGGCAAGGGTTCAAAATTGCGATGATGACCTTAGATGGTGGAAGAAATGGAATTGCAGCACAGGCACTTGGCATCGCCCAAGGAGCCTTAGATGAAGCGCTCAACTATGCCAAAGAGCGTGTTCAATTTGGCAAACCAATTGCTGCCCAACAAGGGATTCAATTTAAACTTGCGGATATGGCAACAAAGATAGAAACCTCACGATTATTAACCTACCAAGCAGCATGGCTTGAAGACAATGGTTTACCATATGGCAAACAATCGGCAATGGCGAAGTTAATGGCTAGTGATACAGCGATGGAGGTTACCACCGAGGCGGTTCAAATTTTTGGTGGCTATGGCTACACACGGGATTATCCAGTCGAACGAATGATGAGGGATGCAAAAATTACGCAAATTTATGAGGGGACGAATGAGATTCAACGACTGGTGATTGCGAACTACTTATTGAAAGAGTAA
- a CDS encoding acyl-CoA dehydrogenase family protein: MSTNSMHLQFTKEQESILKMIRDFARNEIAPIAAKIDESD, from the coding sequence ATGTCTACGAATAGCATGCATCTTCAATTTACAAAAGAACAAGAATCTATTCTCAAGATGATTCGGGATTTTGCAAGGAACGAGATCGCTCCAATCGCAGCAAAAATTGATGAAAGTGATTAA
- a CDS encoding 3-hydroxybutyryl-CoA dehydrogenase has protein sequence MLIQKIMVIGAGQMGSGIAQVAAQAGFQVIMQDIKDEHLSRGFKGIEKNLARYVEKGRISEEEKEQILARIQLTTELTLASEADFIIEAVTENMEIKTQIFQELDRIAKPEVILASNTSSLPITEIAAVTSRPGQVIGMHFMNPVSVMPLVEVIRGLATTDEVYQSVENLAKTLKKTPVEVNDFPGFISNRVLLPMINEAIYTVYEGVATPEAVDKVMKLGMNHPMGPLELADFIGLDTCLSIMEILHDGLGDSKYRPCPLLRKYVKAGWLGRKTGRGFYVYE, from the coding sequence ATGTTGATCCAAAAGATCATGGTCATTGGAGCAGGACAGATGGGAAGTGGGATTGCCCAAGTAGCTGCTCAAGCGGGTTTTCAGGTCATCATGCAAGACATTAAAGACGAACATCTTTCAAGAGGGTTTAAGGGAATTGAAAAAAATCTTGCTCGCTATGTGGAAAAGGGTAGAATTTCCGAAGAGGAAAAGGAGCAGATTCTAGCTCGTATTCAACTGACAACAGAATTAACCTTAGCGAGTGAAGCCGACTTCATTATTGAGGCCGTAACCGAAAACATGGAGATCAAAACCCAAATCTTTCAAGAGCTTGATCGGATCGCAAAACCAGAAGTGATTCTAGCAAGTAATACTTCCTCATTACCGATTACAGAAATTGCGGCGGTGACAAGTCGCCCTGGTCAGGTGATTGGAATGCACTTCATGAATCCCGTTTCTGTGATGCCTCTCGTGGAAGTGATCCGTGGATTAGCCACAACCGATGAGGTTTATCAATCGGTAGAAAATTTAGCCAAAACATTGAAGAAAACACCTGTAGAAGTGAATGATTTTCCGGGTTTTATCTCGAATCGTGTGTTGTTGCCGATGATTAATGAAGCGATCTATACCGTTTATGAGGGAGTGGCCACACCAGAAGCCGTGGATAAAGTCATGAAGCTTGGGATGAATCATCCAATGGGACCATTAGAATTAGCGGATTTTATCGGACTTGATACTTGCTTATCGATCATGGAGATTCTTCATGATGGACTAGGGGATTCGAAATATCGCCCATGCCCACTTTTACGAAAGTATGTAAAAGCTGGATGGCTGGGAAGAAAAACAGGTCGTGGCTTTTATGTCTACGAATAG
- a CDS encoding acetyl-CoA C-acetyltransferase, giving the protein MRKTVIVSAARTPFGKLGGTLKSMSATDLGGIAIRAALDRGKIQEKWVDEVIMGMVLQGGAGQIPSRQAARKAGLDWDVPTETINKVCASGLRSVTLADQLIRSGDVDTVVAGGMESMSQAPYALKNGRFGMRMGNDELIDLMVYDGLTCAFHNVHMAVHGSNVAKEYEISREAQDEWAFRSHQRAIAAIDNGKLAEEIVPVTIQEKKSLLIIDVDESPRRDTSLEKLAKLPPVFIQDGSVTAGNAPGINDGAAAMVLMSEEKAKQYGLQPLATILGHAEVAVEAPYLATAPGLAINKLLKKTGYTIDQIDLIEVNEAFASVVLTSAKIAKWNKEKVNVNGGAIALGHPIGASGTRILITLIYELRRRGGGLGIAAICSGGGQGDAILVRV; this is encoded by the coding sequence GTGAGGAAAACAGTGATTGTGAGTGCTGCGCGGACGCCATTTGGCAAGTTAGGTGGGACATTAAAATCAATGTCAGCAACGGATCTAGGTGGAATCGCAATACGTGCAGCTTTAGATCGGGGAAAGATTCAAGAGAAGTGGGTGGATGAAGTGATTATGGGGATGGTTCTGCAAGGCGGTGCAGGGCAAATTCCCTCTCGGCAAGCGGCTAGAAAAGCAGGATTGGATTGGGATGTACCAACTGAAACCATCAATAAAGTCTGTGCTTCAGGCTTACGAAGTGTAACATTAGCCGATCAACTCATTCGCAGTGGGGATGTGGATACGGTCGTTGCTGGTGGAATGGAGAGCATGAGCCAAGCTCCATATGCGCTGAAAAATGGACGATTTGGAATGAGAATGGGCAATGACGAATTGATTGATCTCATGGTATATGATGGATTAACTTGTGCCTTTCATAACGTACACATGGCGGTTCATGGAAGTAATGTGGCCAAGGAATATGAGATTTCTCGTGAAGCTCAAGATGAATGGGCATTTCGTAGCCATCAACGAGCAATTGCAGCGATCGACAATGGTAAGTTAGCTGAAGAGATTGTTCCTGTTACGATCCAGGAAAAAAAGAGTTTGCTGATCATTGATGTGGATGAATCGCCAAGAAGAGATACTAGTTTAGAAAAACTAGCAAAATTACCTCCTGTATTCATCCAAGATGGGAGTGTCACAGCAGGAAATGCACCAGGGATTAATGACGGAGCAGCAGCTATGGTGCTTATGTCAGAAGAAAAGGCGAAACAATATGGTTTGCAACCTCTCGCGACGATTCTCGGTCATGCGGAGGTAGCGGTGGAAGCTCCTTATTTAGCGACCGCTCCTGGTCTTGCGATCAATAAATTGTTAAAAAAGACGGGGTATACCATTGACCAAATCGATCTGATTGAGGTTAATGAAGCTTTTGCCTCTGTGGTTTTAACCAGTGCCAAAATTGCGAAATGGAATAAAGAAAAGGTGAATGTGAATGGGGGAGCAATCGCCCTCGGTCATCCAATTGGTGCAAGTGGTACGAGAATCTTAATCACTCTGATCTATGAATTAAGACGTCGAGGTGGCGGATTAGGAATTGCAGCCATCTGTAGTGGTGGTGGTCAAGGCGATGCGATTTTAGTTCGAGTATAG